Proteins encoded within one genomic window of Thunnus albacares chromosome 13, fThuAlb1.1, whole genome shotgun sequence:
- the ltn1 gene encoding E3 ubiquitin-protein ligase listerin: MGGKNKQRTKGNVRPSSSGRAAEVLAREGGVIPGFVGFDSTVTSELSYVPAVHGAEEIDNLVDADFRLVLRKLSKRDGVTRLKAVQDFGSMCQERDAEDVKGVLPYWPRIYCKISVDYDRRIREATQQAFEQLVLKVRRSLAPFLKSLMGHWILSQCDTYTPAASAACQAFQAAFSPAKQPEALSFCKDEILNVLQDVLLKETADTLSDPQSVTEEEREAKYVRMLTSSLLGVKRLLSLLPQDDRVALEQRLSHLVTSGKFWKYSKHKTPQVRGAFFEMVCALCELTPGLVQAEAARFCPAVLLSIDDTDPVVLPPVWEAVLHVVSTIPDCWTHVNAKKGVLPKLWALLREGGKGMAKALHPNLMPLLSKLPQQVTDPTLDFYTTFFTSLIHGLSSERAATSPSESAVIVTSAVECLRYCILHNTEEEDDQRRIRNMLISQQLLPLLERALENPSLQNSPLFLLVTELLVSWEKRAGIHSGSEANESKDVFQGLLADFWEGLGLLFVRYADNEEADPQALEGVATLLQVMRYPERVNRKQVQKKKSVKICLSKTELNEGTGVEGDGVEKPVQTVSDLVNEKAFGSPQTQHFEDVVCQLAQLCLVHVNEKNSERHLVFLSLLLRSFHTPRVFSKLVESDDKITTDGEQRDEVNLNNPAMQFLLERVVVWLAEKGRSDTEHLVEMVFSSLYCCSQQETTRILNHITTMNLQWGIILQVIQRACADPETLKSCRDWLKGSVLGEQLLGLTKELCKMGRNSSSSSSSASSPSWTLISLVLSQHHNNEPLIGEVYMEKILEKLHATLSETKSLSDAGNMEPLVSFICDVASTFFSSVQDCLLLQSAEELLLTVFQLTAQDQTHTHLSDSLLEKLKKACVAGVQSLVQHSEYEANEGGFLHRAALWVTNQLLTVSLDIKSLQVLVLAVQSIVETIISVCDQDSHLLVQFFTYLTPSQTGWTRIRQALPPQWVKTPLLASRHRGVCEKPSMDIWKCKVSNRLPAHLCACALLGRVIRTAAFIPCDQKKAKCPSHLPNIKYTVAELLYALQWCKEVEYSPTIVSAYHSLLTDWGLSEGLHGQVPITDLLETLYSRSVELGGLWSLTLEEYIDTNNLEATHSASLRKLYGSADSLFPVSQSKLSTLQVLCPTMTKEDRETLVALATSGIINWQENDNVYGCLAVLLCCLQADTQVEEEVLQAILATVMEWRNSKEDWFLFSSDLSQAVTEQLNLTVEMMRFLSWLVTHCPTVLGGSQWDFLLCSMLAWLETASENVSSLWNPWVQLFVCENTILIVELNEFFSSSSPDVMEKLPSELAGEWRDFFVEGIYNLLLPLPISITDAFTEPDDPVFPLAALQSVSVALTYVPTQQLNQNSLPARFIADQKTNLPEPLQTLLNTFCPLLLFKARPLQITVYYMLEKVMPQLPACDGEGDSNKPDDDRDEPCLSPPASLMAILSTCEELCDSILAGLQVGEFAVVQPLSVEYSCILGYLLAWKLLLIFFKSSPSHLRAHYAQYLKRSCSLNKLLLHLFKLMPENPVYPGQGSDSKETKTFFTESPSLAVEESESVEWELPHLACSVYYSTVQDLPAMVRLWWNSQEKRVSAAVEKFTIKYVSPVLSAQEISSVQSSTQMFDSMTVKARSAAREVIATYSVDDIFIELVIQLPQNYPLGSITVESGRRVGVAVQQWRNWMLQLSTYLTHQNGSIMEGLALWKNNVDKRFEGIEDCMICFSVIHGSNYSLPKKACRTCKKKFHSACLYKWFTSSNKSTCPLCRETFF; the protein is encoded by the exons ATGGGGGGTAAGAATAAACAGCGAACTAAAGGAAATGTTCGG CCATCCAGTAGCGGCCGGGCTGCTGAGGTGTTGGCTCGGGAAGGTGGTGTTATCCCGGGCTTTGTGGGCTTTGACTCCACGGTTACTTCAGAGTTGAGTTATGTCCCAGCTGTCCACGGCGCGGAGGAGATAGACAACCTGGTAGATGCTGATTTCCGCCTAGTGCTCCGGAAACTCTCCAAAAGAGATGGAGTCACCAGACTGAAA GCTGTGCAGGACTTTGGGTCCATGTGTCAGGAACGCGATGCTGAAGATGTTAAAGGGGTCCTGCCATACTGGCCGAGGATTTACTGCAAGATATCAGTG GACTATGATCGCCGCATCAGGGAGGCCACCCAGCAGGCCTTTGAGCAGCTGGTGCTGAAAGTACGTCGCAGCTTGGCCCCATTTCTGAAGAGCTTGATGGGCCACTGGATTCTGTCCCAGTGTGACACCTACACACCTGCAGCTTCTGCTGCATGCCAGGCCTTCCAGGCTGCCTTCTCACCAGCCAAACAGCCCGAGGCGCTCAGCTTTTGCAAAGATGAGATACTGAAT GTTCTTCAAGATGTTTTGTTAAAGGAAACTGCAGACACACTGAGCGATCCACA AAGtgtgacagaagaagagagagaagccaAATATGTGCGCATGCTGACCAGCTCTCTGCTGGGGGTGAAGAGACTGCTTTCCCTGCTGCCCCAGGATGACAGGGTGGCCCTGGAGCAAAGACTATCTCATCTTGTTACCTCTGGGAAGTTCTGGAAATACagcaaacacaagacaccacaG GTGCGAGGGGCATTTTTCGAGATGGTATGCGCTCTGTGTGAGTTAACTCCAGGACTTGTCCAGGCTGAAGCAGCACGATTCTGCCCTGCGGTTCTCCTCAGCATTGATGACACAGATCCTGTAGTGCTGCCTCCTGTGTGGGAAGCTGTTCTTCATGTTGTGTCTACAATCCCT GACTGCTGGACACATGTGAATGCTAAGAAGGGCGTATTACCTAAACTTTGGGCTCTATTAAGAGAGGGTGGCAAAGGCATGGCTAAAGCACTCCACCCCAATTTAATGCCGCTCCTCAGCAAACTGCCCCAGCAGGTCACGGATCCAACCTTGGACTTCTACACCACTTTCTTCACTTCTCTCATACACGg tctGTCCAGTGAGCGTGCAGCAACAAGCCCATCAGAGAGTGCAGTTATAGTGACTTCTGCTGTTGAGTGCTTGAGGTACTGCATACTGCACAATACGGAAGAGGAGGATGATCAGAGAAGAATACGGAACATGCTTATTTCACAGCAG ctCTTACCACTACTAGAAAGAGCTCTTGAAAATCCCTCCCTTCAGAATAGCCCTCTTTTCCTTTTGGTCACTGAACTGCTCGTTTCATGGGAGAAGAGGGCAGGTATACATAGTGGGAGCGAAGCTAATGAGAGCAAAGATGTCTTTCAAGGACTCCTGGCAGACTTCTGGGAGGGTCTTGGTCTTCTTTTTGTGCGTTACGCAGACAACGAGGAAGCAGATCCACAGGCTTTGGAAGGAGTAGCCACCTTGCTGCAG GTGATGCGTTACCCTGAGAgagtaaacagaaaacaagtcCAGAAGAAGAAATCTGTCAAGATCTGTTTGTCTAAGACAGAATTAAATGAAGGAACTGGAGTCGAGGGTGATGGTGTTGAGAAGCCAGTTCAGACGGTGTCGGACCTTGTGAATGAGAAAGCATTCGGATCCCCACAGACCCAACATTTTGAGGATGTAGTGTGCCAGCTGGCACAACTGTGCCTGGTGCATGTGAATGAGAAAAACTCAGAGAGACatcttgttttcctctctctacTCCTGCGGTCTTTTCACACACCCAGGGTCTTCAGT AAATTGGTGGAATCGGATGATAAAATAACAACGGACGGTGAGCAGAGGGACGAGGTGAATTTGAACAACCCAGCGATGCAGTTCCTGCTGGAGCGAGTGGTGGTGTGGCTGGCTGAGAAGGGGCGCAGTGACACAGAGCACCTGGTGGAGATGGTTTTCAGCTCTCTCTACTGCTGCAGCCAGCAAGAGACCACCCGCATCCTCAACCACATCACCACG ATGAATCTACAGTGGGGAATTATCCTGCAAGTCATACAGAGG GCATGTGCAGATCCAGAGACTCTGAAGAGCTGTAGGGATTGGCTGAAAGGTTCAGTTCTGGGCGAGCAACTCTTAGGACTGACTAAGGAGCTGTGCAAGATGGGACGCAATTCTTCcagttcttcctcttctgctaGCAGCCCCAGTTGGACTCTTATCAGCCTAGTCCTCTCTCAGCACCACAACAATG AACCTCTGATAGGGGAGGTGTACATGGAGAAGATCTTGGAGAAGCTCCACGCCACTCTGTCTGAGACTAAGAGTCTGTCAGATGCAGGCAATATGGAGCCACTCGTCTCCTTTATCTGTGATGTGGCCTCCACATTCTTCTCTTCTGTACAAGACTGTCTTCTACTACAGTCTGCTGAGGAACTTTTGCTCACTGTTTTCCAGCTCACAGCCCAagatcaaacacacactcacctttCTG ATTCACTTTTAGAGAAGCTGAAGAAAGCGTGTGTAGCCGGGGTCCAGTCATTGGTCCAACACTCTGAATATGAGGCCAATGAAGGTGGTTTCCTGCACAGAGCAGCTCTTTGGGTGACGAACCAACTACTCACTGTCTCTCTGGACATTAAAAG TCTACAGGTTCTGGTTCTGGCTGTACAGAGCATAGTAGAGACAATCATCTCTGTTTGCGATCAAGACTCCCACCTCCTTGTCCAGTTCTTTACCTATTTGACACCCAGCCAGACAGGATGGACAAGAATAAGACAGGCCTTACCTCCCCAG TGGGTCAAGACCCCTTTACTGGCCAGCCGTCATCGAGGAGTTTGTGAAAAACCCTCCATGGATATCTGGAAGTGTAAGGTGTCAAACAGATTACCAGCCCACCTATGTGCCTGTGCCCTATTAGGGAGGGTGATCCGGACTGCTGCATTCATACCTTGTGACCAAAAGAAGGCAAAGTGTCCTTCACACCTGCCAAACATTAAGTACACAg TTGCAGAATTGCTGTATGCTCTGCAGTGGTGTAAGGAGGTAGAGTACAGCCCTACTATAGTGTCTGCCTATCACAGCCTGCTGACTGACTGGGGGTTGTCAGAAGGACTGCACGGCCAGGTTCCAATAACAGACCTGCTGGAGACACTCTACTCAAG GTCAGTAGAGCTTGGAGGTCTTTGGTCCCTGACTTTAGAAGAATACATTGACACCAACAACTTGGAAGCCACTCACAGTGCAAGCTTGAGGAAGCTCTACGGCAGTGCAGATAG TTTGTTCCCAGTGTCTCAAAGCAAACTGAGCACACTCCAGGTACTCTGCCCCACCATGAccaaagaagacagagagactcTCGTAGCTCTGGCTACTTCTGGAATAATCAACTGGCAAGAGAATGACA ATGTGTATGGGTGTCTGGCGGTGCTGCTGTGCTGTCTACAAGCCGATACACAAGTAGAAGAGGAGGTTTTGCAGGCTATCCTGGCCACTGTGATGGAGTGGAGGAACAGCAAGGAGGACTGGTTCCTCTTTAGCAG TGACCTGTCTCAAGCAGTTACAGAACAGTTGAATCTTACTGTGGAGATGATGCGTTTCCTGTCATGGCTGGTGACTCATTGTCCAACGGTTCTCGGGGGCAGCCAGTGGGACTTCTTGCTCTGCTCTATGTTAGCCTGGTTGGAG ACTGCCAGTGAGAATGTGAGCAGTCTGTGGAACCCATGGGTGCAGCTGTTCGTGTGTGAGAACACTATACTAATAGTGGAGCTGAATGAGTTCTTCTCATCATCCTCACCCGATGTAATGGAGAAGCTGCCGTCAGAACTGGCGGGTGAATGGAGAGACTTCTTCGTAGAAGGAATCTACAATTTGCTGTTGCCTCTGCCTATCAGTATCACAG ATGCCTTCACTGAACCGGACGACCCTGTGTTTCCTCTGGCGGcactgcagtcagtcagtgtggCTCTGACTTATGTGCCTACGCAGCAGCTGAACCAAAACTCCCTGCCAGCACGATTCATAGCAGACCAGAAGACAAACCTGCCAGAGCCCCTTCAGACACTCCTCAACACCTTCTGCCCTCTGCTATTGTTTAAGGCCAGGCCCCTGCAAATCACTGTCTACTACATGTTAGAAAA AGTCATGCCTCAGCTGCCCGCATGTGATGGAGAAGGAGACAGCAACAAGCCTGATGATGATAGAGATGAGCCGTGTCT CTCTCCACCAGCCTCTCTGATGGCCATCCTATCAACCTGTGAGGAGCTGTGTGATAGCATCCTGGCGGGGCTTCAAGTAGGAGAGTTTGCAGTGGTCCAGCCTCTCAGTGTAGAGTACTCCTGCATCCTGGGGTATTTGCTGGCCTGGAAGCTACTACTCATCTTTTTCAAATCCTCACCCTCCCAT CTGCGTGCCCATTATGCCCAGTATCTTAAGAGAAGCTGCTCTCTTAACAAGctcctccttcatcttttcAAACTGATGCCTGAGAACCCCGTCTACCCAGGCCAGGGGTCAGACTCAAAGGAGACCAAAACCTTCTTTACAGAGAGCCCGTCTCTGGCTGTTGAAG AAAGTGAGAGTGTTGAGTGGGAGCTCCCTCACCTGGCATGCAGTGTGTACTACAGCACAGTGCAGGACCTGCCTGCTATGGTGCGGCTGTGGTGGAATAGCCAGGAGAAGAGAGTGAGCGCAGCTGTGGAGAAGTTCACCATTAAATATGTCAGCCCTGTTCTGTCAGCCCAAGAGATCTCATCTGTCCAGTCCAGCACTCAGATGTTTGACAGCATGACT GTGAAGGCCCGCTCAGCAGCGCGGGAGGTGATTGCTACCTATTCTGTGGATGATATCTTCATCGAGTTGGTGATTCAGCTGCCTCAGAATTACCCTCTAGGCTCTATCACTGTAGAGAGTGGGAGGCGTGTGGGTGTTGCTGTACAGCAGTGGAGGAACTGGATGCTGCAACTGAGCACCTACCTCACACATCAG aatGGCAGTATAATGGAGGGCCTGGCTCTGTGGAAGAACAACGTGGATAAGCGTTTTGAGGGAATAGAGGATTGTATGATCTGCTTCTCTGTTATCCATGGCTCCAACTATTCCCTGCCCAAGAAGGCTTGTCGCACCTGCAAAAAGAAATTCCACTCAGCATGTCTG TACAAATGGTTTACTTCCAGCAATAAGTCC